From a single Collibacillus ludicampi genomic region:
- the selB gene encoding selenocysteine-specific translation elongation factor: MSKSDFFIVGTAGHIDHGKTALVKALTGKDTDIHKEEKERGISIDVGFAPLLLPDGRRIGIVDVPGHERFIKNMLAGAGGIDLILLVIAANEGVMPQTREHLHILEMLNVQKGIVVLTKIDTVDTEWLQMVTEEVREELKGSILKDAPLIPVSSHTGEGIERLRETIADMARVVVTREVTAPLRLPIDRIFSVPGFGTVVTGTIVAGRVSVGEHVELLPSGEKARVRSIQVHGDNVDSAVAGQRTALNLVGVERAGIHRGEVVVAPSIYKPTELIDARLRLLTDAPRGVTNRMRIRFYMGTSEAMARVIILDRDEIAPGEDALVQIELESPVVCEAKDRFIIRTYSPMMTLGGGMVIDPHPVRLYRRKRTSILEELAEKEKGGPHARIAAILQAEPGLTLQEIAARIKATPEQTQVWLQELAKRAVIEELPGTKGFIEREEKQRLFDEIEEKIRAQYAKSKYNMYVGKAQILSQLRTKIKPKIYDALIALGEKEGRFEIKADRIRLSGYQVPLSLAEKSLIERLRTTFLEHGFQPPSLLTLADQFKGKDQVVQGLLSYMKEREELIEIEEGIFFAKETIERAKEIVKTLADRGELTVAVFRDHVGTSRKFALALLEYFDRMKWTRREGEKRLWIAS; the protein is encoded by the coding sequence GTGAGCAAGAGCGATTTTTTCATCGTAGGGACGGCGGGACATATCGACCATGGCAAAACCGCACTTGTCAAAGCGTTGACAGGTAAGGATACGGATATTCACAAGGAGGAGAAAGAGCGGGGGATCTCGATCGATGTGGGATTTGCCCCGCTCTTGCTACCGGACGGGCGACGGATCGGCATTGTCGATGTGCCCGGACATGAGAGGTTCATCAAAAATATGCTGGCGGGCGCCGGCGGGATTGACCTGATCCTTTTGGTAATCGCCGCGAATGAAGGTGTGATGCCGCAGACGAGAGAACATTTGCATATTTTAGAAATGCTCAATGTCCAGAAAGGAATCGTTGTTTTAACGAAAATCGATACGGTCGATACGGAATGGCTGCAGATGGTAACGGAAGAAGTCCGCGAGGAACTGAAGGGATCGATTTTGAAAGATGCCCCCTTAATTCCTGTGTCTTCCCACACGGGTGAAGGAATCGAACGGCTGCGCGAAACGATCGCGGACATGGCGCGGGTGGTCGTGACGAGGGAAGTGACTGCGCCCTTGCGATTGCCGATCGACCGCATTTTTTCTGTGCCCGGTTTTGGAACAGTTGTAACGGGTACGATCGTTGCCGGACGAGTGTCGGTCGGGGAACATGTTGAATTGCTTCCGTCTGGTGAGAAAGCGAGGGTTCGTTCGATCCAGGTTCATGGAGACAATGTGGACTCGGCGGTTGCGGGACAACGGACGGCGCTCAACCTCGTTGGGGTGGAGAGAGCTGGGATTCATCGCGGGGAAGTCGTCGTGGCCCCATCCATCTATAAGCCAACGGAACTCATTGATGCGCGCCTGCGTCTCCTGACGGATGCCCCGCGAGGTGTGACAAACCGCATGCGTATCCGTTTCTATATGGGTACGTCAGAGGCGATGGCACGGGTCATCATTCTCGACCGGGATGAGATCGCACCTGGCGAAGACGCACTCGTGCAGATCGAACTGGAATCTCCCGTCGTGTGTGAAGCGAAAGACCGATTTATCATCCGTACGTATTCTCCGATGATGACCCTTGGCGGCGGTATGGTGATTGATCCGCATCCGGTGCGCTTGTACAGACGCAAACGCACCTCCATCCTGGAAGAGTTGGCGGAGAAGGAAAAAGGCGGTCCTCATGCCAGAATCGCAGCCATTTTGCAAGCGGAGCCCGGCCTTACGTTGCAAGAAATTGCCGCGCGCATCAAAGCGACTCCGGAACAGACCCAGGTGTGGTTGCAGGAACTGGCGAAACGCGCGGTGATAGAAGAACTGCCCGGTACCAAGGGATTCATTGAGCGCGAAGAGAAACAGCGTTTGTTCGATGAAATTGAAGAAAAGATCCGTGCACAGTATGCCAAATCAAAGTATAACATGTATGTAGGAAAAGCCCAGATACTCTCGCAACTGAGGACGAAGATCAAACCGAAAATCTATGATGCGCTGATCGCACTGGGAGAAAAAGAGGGTAGGTTTGAAATCAAGGCGGATCGCATCCGTTTGTCCGGATACCAGGTTCCGCTGAGCTTGGCCGAGAAGAGTCTGATTGAACGGTTGCGAACGACATTCCTGGAACACGGATTTCAGCCGCCATCGTTATTGACATTGGCGGATCAGTTCAAGGGAAAGGACCAGGTGGTACAAGGACTGCTTTCCTATATGAAAGAACGAGAAGAACTGATTGAAATCGAAGAAGGAATCTTCTTCGCCAAAGAGACGATCGAAAGAGCGAAAGAAATCGTCAAAACGTTGGCGGATCGAGGAGAGCTCACAGTGGCCGTATTTCGCGATCATGTGGGGACTTCACGCAAATTCGCGCTCGCTTTGCTCGAATATTTCGATCGTATGAAGTGGACACGGCGCGAGGGAGAGAAGAGACTGTGGATCGCTTCATAA
- the trxB gene encoding thioredoxin-disulfide reductase has translation MSNETLYDIIIIGGGPAGLAAGLYAGRANMKVALIERGMPGGQASTTDLIENYPGVESVEGPALSMIMHKQAESFGTEYITGTVETIKDEGKIKVLHTSNGELRTKAVILATGAEPRKLGVPGEEEFRGRGVSYCATCDGAFFRGKELVVVGGGDSAVEEGIYLTRHATKVTIIHRRDKLRAQKILQDRAFKNEKIDFIWDTTVQSIEGEGKVQKVVLKNTKTGDTKEFPADGVFIYVGMKPNTDFLKGSDIESILNDEGYIVTDAKMQTNIPGIFAAGDVRDTVLRQVVTATADGAVAAFYAGHYVEAWADEA, from the coding sequence ATGTCGAACGAAACACTTTATGACATCATTATTATCGGCGGAGGGCCTGCCGGTTTAGCGGCAGGGTTATACGCAGGCCGTGCAAATATGAAAGTAGCTTTAATCGAACGGGGGATGCCGGGAGGACAAGCGTCCACGACGGATCTGATCGAAAACTATCCGGGGGTGGAGAGTGTCGAAGGACCTGCACTCTCTATGATCATGCATAAACAGGCGGAGAGTTTCGGTACGGAATATATCACCGGTACGGTTGAAACGATCAAAGATGAAGGTAAAATCAAGGTCTTGCACACATCAAACGGAGAACTGCGGACCAAAGCGGTGATCCTCGCAACGGGTGCCGAACCCCGCAAGCTAGGCGTACCTGGTGAAGAGGAATTTCGCGGACGCGGAGTGTCCTATTGCGCGACGTGTGACGGTGCTTTCTTCCGCGGAAAAGAACTCGTCGTGGTGGGAGGCGGAGATTCGGCTGTGGAAGAAGGGATTTATCTCACACGCCATGCGACGAAAGTGACGATCATTCACAGAAGGGATAAATTGCGTGCGCAGAAAATCTTGCAGGATCGCGCGTTCAAAAACGAAAAAATCGATTTCATATGGGATACGACCGTACAATCGATTGAGGGAGAAGGAAAAGTCCAGAAGGTCGTCTTGAAAAACACGAAAACGGGAGACACGAAGGAATTCCCGGCAGATGGGGTGTTCATTTACGTCGGAATGAAACCGAATACGGATTTTCTTAAAGGTTCGGATATCGAGTCGATCCTCAACGACGAAGGTTATATCGTGACGGACGCGAAGATGCAGACGAACATCCCTGGTATTTTTGCCGCGGGAGATGTGCGCGACACGGTACTGAGACAGGTGGTGACAGCCACAGCTGATGGCGCGGTGGCCGCATTTTATGCGGGACATTACGTGGAAGCGTGGGCGGATGAAGCATAA
- a CDS encoding tetratricopeptide repeat protein encodes MDQERSKKNQHPSGHVIPFRRDAAFFFERAAYYMDRHDLMKAMKYFRRACEYEPNNPVHHFNLAGVLSELGRYEESNEILEHVIEEIDREMTDCYFYMANNYAYMGLYEKAEEYAARYLELNPQGDFSRDAEEMLEILVSEFGGGEVLRRRLKEMEIKLPESVHAVRLIHEGKFREAAELLKKLIRENPDGIALQNNLSIAYYYLGKMDLAISVVEDILQKDPCNIHALCNLAVYLQYKGHQERVKTIVSRLSKVYPLAFDQGFKLATTLGILGHHEQAYRLFMLLFRFSERLDPLLLHCVAAAAYNSGKYTRARRMWKDLTKLDPNNHVAPFYLKQMELAEQGYSNPLPVPYQYQLPFYEQFKIMEEQLQEGTLLEWKKNPLVRSYLLWALKHGNAEIKTMVIQVYALIADQEVENALREFIQAPDESDQLKEMAAYVLRQMGAEVADDVVSDGRTAVAISLPHLQEEMFARRKEWKDVWLDVEKRLSPYGNKVLLKARNVWLSYLEKTMQQPPRIVKVQSWSAGIAYIALNQMNMGISQGDIATLFGVSSATVSKISRRIVRILEEHPEGSV; translated from the coding sequence GTGGACCAAGAGCGGAGCAAAAAAAACCAACATCCTTCCGGACACGTGATACCGTTTCGCAGAGATGCCGCTTTTTTCTTTGAACGTGCGGCTTACTATATGGATCGGCATGACTTGATGAAAGCGATGAAATATTTCCGCAGGGCGTGCGAATATGAGCCGAACAATCCGGTTCATCACTTCAATTTGGCAGGCGTGCTGTCTGAACTCGGCCGATATGAAGAATCGAATGAGATCCTTGAGCATGTCATTGAAGAGATCGACCGTGAAATGACCGATTGTTATTTTTATATGGCGAACAATTATGCATACATGGGGCTTTATGAAAAGGCGGAGGAATATGCAGCGCGCTACCTGGAGCTAAACCCGCAGGGGGATTTTTCGCGCGATGCGGAGGAAATGTTAGAGATTCTCGTTTCTGAATTTGGCGGTGGAGAAGTTTTGCGCCGGCGATTGAAAGAAATGGAAATTAAGTTGCCGGAATCTGTTCATGCCGTGCGTCTCATTCACGAGGGAAAATTCAGGGAAGCGGCCGAACTATTGAAAAAACTGATCCGCGAGAATCCGGACGGGATCGCTTTACAAAACAACCTCTCGATCGCTTATTATTATTTGGGAAAGATGGATTTGGCGATTTCGGTCGTAGAAGATATTCTGCAGAAAGATCCGTGCAATATTCATGCGCTTTGTAATTTGGCTGTGTATTTACAATATAAGGGTCACCAAGAACGGGTCAAGACAATCGTTTCCCGTTTAAGTAAGGTATATCCTTTGGCGTTCGATCAAGGATTCAAATTGGCAACAACCTTGGGGATCCTTGGTCATCATGAACAAGCGTATCGTTTGTTCATGCTTCTCTTTCGTTTCAGCGAACGATTGGATCCATTACTTCTTCATTGTGTAGCCGCTGCCGCTTACAATTCGGGAAAATATACACGTGCGCGCAGAATGTGGAAGGATCTCACGAAACTCGATCCGAATAATCATGTAGCTCCCTTTTATCTCAAACAGATGGAACTTGCGGAACAGGGGTATTCAAACCCTCTTCCCGTTCCGTATCAGTATCAGCTTCCTTTTTATGAACAGTTTAAAATTATGGAAGAGCAACTGCAAGAGGGAACGTTACTTGAATGGAAAAAGAACCCTCTTGTCCGCTCATATTTGCTCTGGGCGTTGAAACATGGGAACGCGGAGATCAAGACGATGGTGATTCAGGTCTACGCACTCATCGCGGATCAGGAAGTGGAGAACGCGCTGCGCGAGTTTATCCAGGCGCCCGACGAATCGGATCAGTTAAAAGAGATGGCCGCCTACGTGTTGCGGCAGATGGGAGCCGAAGTTGCCGATGATGTGGTTTCAGATGGGAGAACAGCTGTAGCGATTTCCCTGCCACATCTGCAGGAAGAGATGTTTGCCAGACGGAAAGAATGGAAAGACGTGTGGCTTGACGTGGAAAAGAGATTGTCTCCCTATGGAAACAAAGTGTTACTCAAAGCCCGGAACGTTTGGCTCTCCTATTTGGAGAAGACGATGCAACAACCGCCACGCATCGTGAAAGTTCAGAGCTGGTCGGCAGGCATCGCCTATATCGCTTTGAATCAAATGAATATGGGCATCAGTCAAGGAGATATCGCTACCTTATTTGGAGTTTCTTCCGCTACCGTCTCGAAGATTTCACGGAGGATCGTAAGGATCCTGGAAGAGCATCCGGAAGGAAGCGTGTAA